The sequence GAAGCAGTCTGGTTGGCATTTTTTTTCGTATATTAAAGAATATATGCGCAAATGGCTTCGTATAACCATCATTGTTTTCAGTGGCCTCATAGGTCTGTTGCTATTGCTTTGGCTGGCCGTTGCAGCTTATATTTATACGCATAAGGCGTATATTTTAAAGCAAATCAGTGACCAGCTGAACGATCGCCTCCACGGGGGAGTGCTGTCCATTGGAGATATGGAACCTTCACTCGTACAAAGTTTCCCTGATGTATCAGTTTCATTAAATGACGTCAGTGTGAAGGATAGTCTCTTTGCACAGCACAATCATGAACTGGTAAAGGTGTCTCGTCTTTTTGTACAGGTAAATACCCTCGCGTTGCTGAGAAAACAACTCGATATTAAACAGATCAGTCTTAAAAAAGGAACAATCTATTTATATACTGATAGTACAGGTTACTCCAATGCCAGTGTACTAAAGAAAAAAGACGAAACGGTAAAGACCTCTAAAGGTAGCAGTACGAATACAGACATTACCCGTCTGAATTTAGAGAATGTAAGACTGGTGCTGGATAATCAGCTCAAAGGCAAATCTTTTGACTTCGATATCGCCCGTCTGAAGGGGAGTATGCTCACCAACGATTCCGGCTGGACCGCTAATGTGGATATGAATCTGAAGGTGAACTCTTTTGCTTTTAATACAGACAGGGGAAGTTTCTTAAAAGGTAAAGACCTATCTACAGATTTGGAATTACATTTCAATACAAAGAAAAAAGTATTGGATATTCCTCAGCAAATACTGCGGATAGATGATCAACAGGACCTGAATGTAGGTGCGAATTTTTCATTTGGCGATGATAAAGCTTTCACGATCCATATCATAGCAGAGAAACTATCTCTGGCGCATGTCGCCACCATGCTCACACCGAATATCAAAGAAAGGCTGGACAGCATTCATATGGAAAAGCCACTGGATGCAGAATGTGTGATAAAAGGTGGGTTGGCAGAAAAAGGAACTCCGCTACTGAAAGTGATCTGGAAAACAACCAATAACAATGTCACTACCAAAGGGCTGGAATTAACGGAATGTAGTTTCGGTGGTAGTTACAGCAATGATTGGATACCGGGCAATGGGCATGGAGATGATAATTCTATTATTAGTTTATACGACCTGAATACCCGCTGCTTCAGTATTCCGGTGACAGCAGATACTGTACATATTTCCAATCTGCAACACCCGGCGCTGACCGGTTATTTCCGGGCTAACTTTCCCCTGACCGATCTCAATGCTGACGGGGTTTTCAATTTTACCAGCGGTACAGCGAAAGCGAACCTCTTTTACAGGGGTGGCATCACTGCCGGCGATACTATTAAACCTTTCCTGAAGGGAACTGTAGAAGTATTACACGGTGCCCTGGCCTACATTCCGCGTAACCTGCAGTTTACTGATTGCAATGCCAGGCTGGATTTTACCGGGCAGGACCTTTATCTTAAAAATATCAGTGTGCAAACTGCCCAAAGCAAACTCTTTATGGAGGGCAGTGTGCTGAATATAACCAATCTCTTTTTTACTGCTCCTGAAAAGTTACAGCTCGACTGGAAAGTACGTAGTCCTATCGTGGACCTGAATGAATTCCGGGGTTTCCTGGCGCGGCGAAACAAGGTGGTACAAACCAAGGCGGCTGCGCGGAAAAAGATGACCCGCATCACCAGTCAGCTGGATGTGATGCTGAATGCCTGTAATGTGAACCTGAATGTACTGGTGGATAAGTTAATCTACCAGCGCTTCATAGCTCAACAGGTAAAAGCGGACCTTTCATTGACCCAAACTGATATTAAACTCAATCAGATCTCCCTGTCTCACGCCGGGGGATCCATCCGGCTGAGCGGAGACATTCGCCAGGATGGGAACAATAACCGTTTTAAGATCAATACAGATATTAACAACGTACACATAGATCAGTTGTTTTACGCTTTTGATGATTTCGGTATGCAGACCTTAAATTCGAAAAACCTGAGAGGGATCCTGACTGCGAAAGCGAACCTTTCCGGAAATATATTTGACAATGGGAAAGTTGCTCCCAAATCCCTGTATGGTACTATGGGCTTTGAATTGAAACAGGGTGCGCTGGTGCATGTTTCGCTGCTGGAAGATATCGGCAATATCGCTTTCAGAAAGCGCGACATGGGCAATATCACTTTTGAAAATGTAAAAAATAACTTCACCATACAAGGAGACAAGGTGCTTGTACCACCCATGCAAATTAATTCCAGTGTACTTTACATGGACGTTTCAGGGGTTTACGGCATGACTTCCGGTACGGACCTTTACATAGATGTGCCGCTGCGCAATCCCAAAAAAGACGAAGGCATAGATGACAAGGAACTAAAAATTAGACGGAGAACCAAAGGGATCGTGGTGCATCTACACGCTACAGACGATGGGAATGGCAAAGTGAAAATAAAATTAGCGAGTAAGAAGAAAGATGAGGCTAAGGATGTAACAAATTAGGGATAGCCGGCGTTTGAGGGAAGGGAAAATAAACTATTTTTGCGGCCTTAATTATTTTTAACATCCATGAGGAAACTACTGCCAATCGTTTTGCTGGCTATGATGATAGCCTGTAAGAAAAATGATGATACCAGAACGTCTATCAAATATACGGGCAAATGGTTCATTACGCAAACGGTAAGTAAGCAGTATTACACGGATACCAATGGGGATACTGTTTTCTATCGTAATGAAACCAGCACGTATGCAGATAGTACTGCCTACCTGGAAATCAAGCTGACAGATTATACGACGGGTAAGGCTGTTCTGTATATGAATAACCAGCTGGATTCTTTGAGTTATGAGTATATGACGCAGGAGTATTTCAAGCTGGATAGTACGTTGTGTGTGGTGACTTCATTGAGTGATTCTGCTTTTCAGTTTAATACGTTGTCTTATGAAGGGGATGTGATACCGGATAGGGTGTTGGTTTCGCAGGATTACTTTATTATGAAGAAATAGGATGGTGGTAGAAGTGGATTTCTATTATACTGGCAGGAGAGGAGATTTTAGGCTGGATAGTTGGCTGGTTGAATAGGATTTCTATTATACTGGCAGGTGATGAGGATTTTAGGCTGGATAGTTGGCTGGTTGAGTAGGATTTCTATTATACTGGCAGGTGATGAGATTTTAGGCTGGATAGTTGGCTGGTAGAAGCGGATTTCTATTATAATGGCAGGTGATTGGTCTGTGATACCAGCTATGAATTTTTATACCAAGCAAATAAACGAATGATGGGAGAGGATAAAGGGCATGATTTTTTATGCTTTTAACCTGACCATATGATTCCCGATGTCAAGAGACTTTTTTAGCACATTCCGGACTGCGTTCCGGACTTTACAAAGTAACGACCCACTGAGGCTGGCAGGCGCGACCGCGTTCTTTGCCAGTTTTGCGCTACCTCCTATTTTATTAATTCTCCTGCAGGTGATGGGCCTGTTATTCGATCGGAAACATTTGGGCAAGCAGTTATTTCAGCGCCTGGGTGAGCTGGTGGGGACGGACAGTGCGGAACAGGTGATCGTGACCCTGAGGGGGTTCCGCAACCTTGGTAAAACCTGGCCGGTGGCGACATTGCTGTTTATATTCCTGTTGTTTGTTGCGACTACCTTATTGAAAGTGATTCGTAGTTCCCTCAATCAGTTGTGGCAGATCCGCCTGCCTGAGCGGGAGGGTTTTGTAATGTCATTGATGGGGAGGTTACGTTCCCTGATTGTGATTGGAGCAGCGGGTATTCTGCTCCTTGCCAGTGTACTGACAGAGAGTGCACATGCCTTTGTGGGCAGTTATATCCATGACCTTTTTCCCAATGCAGACCTGATCTTCAACGAAGTATTCGGACAGCTGGTATCGCTGTGTATTGTCACTGCCTGGTTTGCGGTTTTGTTCCGTTACCTGCCTGATGCCCGGCCTGACTGGAAAGTGGCTTTTTCCGGAGCGTTCCTTACGGGGATACTGTTCGGAATTGGCAAATTTGCATTGAGAAGGTTACTGTACGGAGGAAATATAGGAATTTTATACGGCGCCTCAGCTTCAGCTGTATTATTGATGCTGTTCATCTTTTACAGTTCTATTATCTTCTACTATGGGGCAGCATTTACAAAAGCCTGGAGTGAGTTTAAACAACGACCCATTCAGCCTTTGCGAAATGCTACGTTTTACGAACTTGCGGATGTAGAAGTGTGAAAAGATGTTATTTGAGTTTTTTGCAGGGCAATCACTGTATAAGTACTATTGATATGATAACCTCCCGGTAGTACAGCATGTGAAGTGTTGTATTTTATTACAAGTGCAACACTTACGCCTCACCTCTCAGTACCATTTCAATATGCTCCTTCACAGGATTACTAAATCCTTCAACTTCAATTTTTGGATGCTGGTCAAGATTGATCTTAATCCTTCCATTTTCGTTTACCAAAGTGTCGGAAAAGGGCTCCAGTAATGCATGCATTTGTCTTACGCCCATTTGTGCAAGCTGGTTCATGACAGCATCTTCCAGTTGATGGAATTCACGGTTTTTGTAAGAATAGATAACCTGGATCATAGTGTTTAAGATTTTCAAAGGATGATAAAATAATTAATGACTTCTTCTTTCTTCTTAATGTTGGGTACATGACTATCCCCGTTTACAAAGGATAATAAAAAGTTTTCATTGGATGATTTATATTATATGTCCCCATTGAATGGCAAAAATCAAACCATGTTGGAATGCCTGTGTAAATATATAAATTTTATTAATAACTAGTTGTATTTCACTTTTATAAAACTTTTCCACAATCTGTTATCCATAAGTGAAATTTAGCTCTCAAAGGAGGGGTAAAATAGCTTTCCATCTATGAAAATGATTCCTTTTATTAAGGCGATGCTTTTAGCCGGCAATCCGTAAGAATGCATTGATTCTGGTATGGATGGCATCAATATAAATCTGAATATCGTTATCTTGCCGCCTCAAACATAGCAGATGCGCAAACTTCGTTACACAAATCTATTCCTGGTGCTGACCTGCCTCACAGCTGTCACAGCAGTGGCGCAGCCCGGGCAATCAACAAAATGGAGCCGTGACGGGCAATATATCTATCAGCCATCTACCAGTTCTATCGTTGCGGTAAAACTCTCGGACGGTTCCCAGTCAGAAAAAATCCCTGCCCGATTATTAACCCAGGGCGGTTACCCACTCAGGATCCGCGATTTTGACTTCTCTGCTGATGAAAAGAAACTCCTTATTTACACCAATGCCAAACGTGTATGGCGCTACGATACCCGCGGCGACTATTATGTACTGGACCTCAGCAACAATAGTCTGAAGAAAGTGGGCACAGGTTTGCCAGAATCTTCATTGATGTTCGCCAAACTTTCTCCTGATGCAAAGCAGGTTGCCTATGTAAGTGGTCATAACCTGTATGTAGAAGATATCGCTACCGGCAAGCGCAAAGCCCTCACTACCGACGGAACCCGCCGCCTGATCAATGGTACTTTCGACTGGGCATACGAAGAGGAATTTAGCTGCCGCGATGGTTTTCGCTGGAGTCCTGATAGTAAGTCCATCGCCTACTGGCAGATCGACGCGACCAGGATCAGGGACTTCCTTATGATCGATAATACAGACTCTATTTATTCATATACCATTCCGGTAGAATATCCAAAGGCAGGCGAAAGTCCTTCTGCCTGTCGTGTTGGTGTAGTAGATATTGTCACCGCAAAGACCACCTGGCTGCAGGTGCCCGGCGATGCGCAACAACACTACATTCCCCGTATGGAATGGGTGCCTGGCAAAAATGAGCTCATCCTGCAACAGCTGAACCGCAAGCAGAATGAAAGCATCCTATTCCTCGCTAACGCTGCTACCGGCAAAGCCACATCTTTCTATAAAGAAAACGACTCTGCCTGGATCGATGTAAAATCCCGCTGGGATGATCGCGATATCAGTGGCTGGGACTGGTTGTCCAACGGACAATCTTTTGTATGGGTAAGTGAAAAAGACGGTTGGCGTCACCTCTACAAGGTAGACCTGAAAGGGAAAGAGCAACTGATCACTCCGGGTAACTACGATGTGATTAACCTGCTGAAAGTAGATGAAGCCCACAAAGTGGCCTACATCCTCGCATCTCCTGACAATGCTACCCAGCAGTACCTGTACAAGGTATCGCTGGATGGTAAAGGTGCACCAGAAAGGATCTCTCCGTTGTCTGAAGAAGGTATGCATACTTATGAAGTCTCTCCTGATGCACAATATGCATTACATGGTTTCTCAAACCACTTCTATCGTAACCAGGAAGAAGTGGTGAAACTGGCCACACACAATACCGGTGAAGGAGAAACAATCTATAAAGATATTATCAGCTCACGTCGTATCAATAAACAGGAGTTCTTCAATGTCACTA is a genomic window of Chitinophaga sp. LS1 containing:
- a CDS encoding AsmA family protein — encoded protein: MRKWLRITIIVFSGLIGLLLLLWLAVAAYIYTHKAYILKQISDQLNDRLHGGVLSIGDMEPSLVQSFPDVSVSLNDVSVKDSLFAQHNHELVKVSRLFVQVNTLALLRKQLDIKQISLKKGTIYLYTDSTGYSNASVLKKKDETVKTSKGSSTNTDITRLNLENVRLVLDNQLKGKSFDFDIARLKGSMLTNDSGWTANVDMNLKVNSFAFNTDRGSFLKGKDLSTDLELHFNTKKKVLDIPQQILRIDDQQDLNVGANFSFGDDKAFTIHIIAEKLSLAHVATMLTPNIKERLDSIHMEKPLDAECVIKGGLAEKGTPLLKVIWKTTNNNVTTKGLELTECSFGGSYSNDWIPGNGHGDDNSIISLYDLNTRCFSIPVTADTVHISNLQHPALTGYFRANFPLTDLNADGVFNFTSGTAKANLFYRGGITAGDTIKPFLKGTVEVLHGALAYIPRNLQFTDCNARLDFTGQDLYLKNISVQTAQSKLFMEGSVLNITNLFFTAPEKLQLDWKVRSPIVDLNEFRGFLARRNKVVQTKAAARKKMTRITSQLDVMLNACNVNLNVLVDKLIYQRFIAQQVKADLSLTQTDIKLNQISLSHAGGSIRLSGDIRQDGNNNRFKINTDINNVHIDQLFYAFDDFGMQTLNSKNLRGILTAKANLSGNIFDNGKVAPKSLYGTMGFELKQGALVHVSLLEDIGNIAFRKRDMGNITFENVKNNFTIQGDKVLVPPMQINSSVLYMDVSGVYGMTSGTDLYIDVPLRNPKKDEGIDDKELKIRRRTKGIVVHLHATDDGNGKVKIKLASKKKDEAKDVTN
- a CDS encoding YihY/virulence factor BrkB family protein, whose translation is MSRDFFSTFRTAFRTLQSNDPLRLAGATAFFASFALPPILLILLQVMGLLFDRKHLGKQLFQRLGELVGTDSAEQVIVTLRGFRNLGKTWPVATLLFIFLLFVATTLLKVIRSSLNQLWQIRLPEREGFVMSLMGRLRSLIVIGAAGILLLASVLTESAHAFVGSYIHDLFPNADLIFNEVFGQLVSLCIVTAWFAVLFRYLPDARPDWKVAFSGAFLTGILFGIGKFALRRLLYGGNIGILYGASASAVLLMLFIFYSSIIFYYGAAFTKAWSEFKQRPIQPLRNATFYELADVEV
- a CDS encoding S9 family peptidase, whose translation is MRKLRYTNLFLVLTCLTAVTAVAQPGQSTKWSRDGQYIYQPSTSSIVAVKLSDGSQSEKIPARLLTQGGYPLRIRDFDFSADEKKLLIYTNAKRVWRYDTRGDYYVLDLSNNSLKKVGTGLPESSLMFAKLSPDAKQVAYVSGHNLYVEDIATGKRKALTTDGTRRLINGTFDWAYEEEFSCRDGFRWSPDSKSIAYWQIDATRIRDFLMIDNTDSIYSYTIPVEYPKAGESPSACRVGVVDIVTAKTTWLQVPGDAQQHYIPRMEWVPGKNELILQQLNRKQNESILFLANAATGKATSFYKENDSAWIDVKSRWDDRDISGWDWLSNGQSFVWVSEKDGWRHLYKVDLKGKEQLITPGNYDVINLLKVDEAHKVAYILASPDNATQQYLYKVSLDGKGAPERISPLSEEGMHTYEVSPDAQYALHGFSNHFYRNQEEVVKLATHNTGEGETIYKDIISSRRINKQEFFNVTTEDGVTMTGWMAKPNNFDSTKKYPVVFYVYGEPAGATTLDQYGAGYNHLYNGDMAADGYIYVSMDNRGTPQPKGRTWRKSIYRKVGMLNARDQAMGAKELFKEHRYMDTSRVAVWGWSGGGSMTLNLMFQYPEIYKTGIAIAAVGNQLTYDNIYQERYMGLPEENREDFVKGSPITYAKNLRGNLLYIHGTGDDNVHYQNAEMLLNELIKYDKIFQFMAYPNRTHGISEGEGTRRHLSTLYTNYLKEHCAPGAR